In a single window of the Nocardioides massiliensis genome:
- a CDS encoding isoprenyl transferase — protein MVDWKRGVRRVLYPAYEARLSRKLPADRIPRHVGVMLDGNRRWARAVGRDSAAGHRAGAANIEPLLAWCEEVGVQVVTLWLLSTDNLNRPPRELEPLLEIIEEVVDALAVAGRWRLHPVGALDLLPDPTAARLKSAAERTRDVEGMIVNIAVGYGGRREIADAVRALLAEHAERGTSLEELATTLDVEHIAEHLYTKGQPDPDLVIRTSGEQRLGGFLLWQSAHSEFYFCEAYWPDFRRVDFLRAVRAYAERERRFGA, from the coding sequence GTGGTCGACTGGAAGAGGGGCGTACGTCGGGTCTTGTACCCGGCCTACGAGGCGCGCCTCTCCCGCAAGCTGCCGGCAGATCGGATCCCGCGCCACGTCGGGGTGATGCTGGACGGTAACCGACGCTGGGCGCGCGCGGTAGGCCGCGACTCGGCGGCGGGTCACCGTGCCGGTGCCGCCAACATCGAGCCGCTGCTCGCGTGGTGCGAGGAGGTCGGCGTCCAGGTCGTGACCCTGTGGCTGCTCTCCACCGACAACCTCAACCGTCCGCCGCGCGAGCTCGAGCCGCTGCTGGAGATCATCGAGGAGGTCGTCGATGCCTTGGCGGTGGCCGGCCGGTGGCGGCTGCATCCCGTGGGGGCGCTCGACCTGCTGCCTGACCCCACTGCCGCCCGGCTCAAGAGCGCCGCCGAGCGGACCCGCGACGTCGAGGGCATGATCGTCAACATCGCGGTCGGGTACGGCGGACGGCGCGAGATCGCCGACGCCGTACGCGCCCTCCTCGCCGAGCACGCCGAGCGCGGCACCTCCCTCGAGGAGCTGGCCACCACCCTCGACGTCGAGCACATCGCCGAGCACCTCTACACCAAGGGCCAACCGGATCCGGACCTCGTCATCCGCACCTCTGGCGAGCAGCGCCTCGGCGGCTTCCTGCTGTGGCAGAGCGCCCACAGCGAGTTCTACTTCTGCGAGGCCTACTGGCCCGACTTCCGCCGCGTCGACTTCCTGCGCGCGGTCCGGGCGTACGCCGAGCGCGAGCGCCGCTTCGGGGCCTGA
- the trhA gene encoding PAQR family membrane homeostasis protein TrhA, giving the protein MNAAARFDELKGEVREAIADVKPKLRGWLHAVTAPLALAGGIVLVVLSPDTTTRIGSAVFAGTALLLFGVSAVYHRGTWSPKVWAFLRRFDHANIFLLIAGSYTPFTLLLLDDPQRTILLVTVWTGAILGMLFRVFWAGAPRWLYTPIYIALGWAAVFFIGDFAASGGAAVLTLLVVGGGLYTLGGIVYGLKRPDPSPRWFGFHEVFHTLTIAAFITHYIGVSIATYAQR; this is encoded by the coding sequence GTGAACGCCGCTGCCCGATTCGACGAGCTGAAGGGTGAGGTCCGCGAGGCGATCGCCGACGTCAAGCCCAAGCTCCGCGGCTGGCTGCACGCCGTCACCGCCCCGCTCGCCCTGGCCGGTGGGATCGTGCTCGTGGTGCTGTCGCCCGACACGACCACCCGCATCGGGTCGGCCGTCTTCGCGGGCACCGCGCTGCTGCTCTTCGGGGTGTCGGCCGTCTACCACCGCGGCACCTGGTCGCCCAAGGTGTGGGCGTTCCTGCGCAGGTTCGACCACGCCAACATCTTCTTGCTGATCGCCGGCTCCTACACCCCGTTCACCCTCCTCCTGCTCGACGACCCGCAGCGCACGATCCTGCTCGTCACGGTCTGGACCGGCGCCATCCTCGGGATGCTCTTCCGGGTGTTCTGGGCCGGCGCGCCGCGTTGGCTCTACACCCCGATCTACATCGCCCTCGGATGGGCGGCCGTCTTCTTCATCGGCGACTTCGCCGCCAGCGGGGGTGCTGCGGTGCTGACCCTGCTCGTCGTGGGCGGTGGTCTCTACACCCTCGGCGGCATCGTCTACGGACTGAAGCGGCCAGACCCGTCGCCGCGGTGGTTCGGCTTCCACGAGGTGTTCCACACGCTGACGATCGCGGCCTTCATCACGCACTACATCGGGGTGTCGATCGCGACGTACGCCCAGCGCTGA
- a CDS encoding nitroreductase family deazaflavin-dependent oxidoreductase translates to MGRFALPEERPPGLDSRWTTRLIKLGSRAQVKAFRLTNGRIGSHWRIGAGFRRPVPTLLLEHRGRKSGTLFTTPLLYLGDGERLVVVGSQGGLPQHPQWFRNLQATPRTRVHLKGRRDLEVVAHVADADERARLWPKLVDLYADFEKYARWTDREIPVVVLTPVTGTGS, encoded by the coding sequence ATGGGTCGCTTCGCGCTCCCCGAGGAGCGCCCGCCCGGCCTGGACTCCCGCTGGACGACGCGGCTGATCAAGCTCGGGTCCCGCGCGCAGGTGAAGGCGTTCCGGCTCACCAACGGACGCATCGGATCCCACTGGCGCATCGGAGCCGGCTTCCGCAGGCCCGTGCCGACCCTGTTGCTCGAGCACCGCGGGCGCAAGTCCGGAACGCTCTTCACCACGCCGTTGCTCTACCTGGGCGACGGCGAGCGGCTGGTGGTCGTCGGCTCCCAGGGCGGGCTCCCGCAGCACCCGCAGTGGTTCCGCAACCTGCAGGCCACGCCGCGCACGCGGGTCCACCTGAAGGGGCGCCGCGACCTCGAGGTCGTCGCCCACGTCGCCGACGCGGACGAGCGCGCGCGGCTGTGGCCGAAGCTCGTCGACCTCTACGCCGACTTCGAGAAGTACGCCCGCTGGACCGACCGGGAGATCCCCGTCGTCGTGCTCACGCCGGTCACGGGAACCGGATCCTGA
- a CDS encoding pyridoxamine 5'-phosphate oxidase family protein, which produces MGVNQRSQITMSDEEIDAFVSSRRTAILSTIGPTGHPHSVAMWFAWIDGTIWFETKAKAQKVKNLQRDPRVTVLVEDGLTYDTLRGVSFEGRAEVVDDPEALFAVGVDVWERYTGPYTDDAKPFVEMMLHKRVAVRLDVERVRSWDHRKLGLDPIPLGGSTAATYQQG; this is translated from the coding sequence ATGGGTGTCAACCAGCGTTCGCAGATCACCATGTCCGACGAGGAGATCGACGCGTTCGTCAGCAGCCGGCGTACGGCGATCCTGAGCACGATCGGCCCCACGGGGCACCCGCACTCCGTCGCGATGTGGTTCGCCTGGATCGACGGCACGATCTGGTTCGAGACCAAGGCCAAGGCGCAGAAGGTCAAGAACCTCCAGCGCGACCCCCGCGTGACGGTGCTCGTCGAGGACGGTCTGACCTACGACACCCTGCGCGGCGTCTCCTTCGAGGGCCGGGCCGAGGTCGTCGACGACCCCGAGGCGCTCTTCGCCGTGGGCGTCGACGTCTGGGAGCGCTACACCGGCCCCTACACCGACGACGCCAAGCCGTTCGTGGAGATGATGCTCCACAAGCGCGTCGCCGTCCGGCTCGACGTCGAGCGCGTCCGCTCCTGGGACCACCGCAAGCTCGGCCTCGACCCGATCCCGCTCGGCGGCAGCACCGCCGCGACCTACCAGCAGGGCTGA
- the trxA gene encoding thioredoxin: MATTDLTAATFEQTVMDNDIVLVDFWASWCGPCRQFAPTYEAASATHTDVVFGKVDTEAEQALAAAAEISSIPTLMAFREGILVFSQPGALPPAALEQVVTAVKEIDMDDVRAQIAEHNAQQGDTQPEA, encoded by the coding sequence ATGGCCACCACCGACCTGACCGCAGCCACCTTCGAGCAGACCGTCATGGACAACGACATCGTCCTCGTCGACTTCTGGGCGTCCTGGTGCGGCCCGTGCCGCCAGTTCGCACCGACCTACGAGGCGGCGTCGGCCACCCACACCGACGTGGTGTTCGGCAAGGTCGACACCGAGGCGGAGCAGGCGCTGGCCGCCGCGGCCGAGATCAGCTCGATCCCGACGCTCATGGCGTTCCGCGAGGGGATCCTCGTCTTCTCCCAGCCCGGCGCCCTCCCCCCGGCCGCGCTCGAGCAGGTCGTCACGGCCGTCAAGGAGATCGACATGGACGACGTACGCGCGCAGATCGCCGAGCACAACGCCCAGCAGGGCGACACGCAGCCGGAGGCGTGA
- the mca gene encoding mycothiol conjugate amidase Mca — MSLKPSGPSTGLRLMHVHAHPDDESSKGAATTARYVAEGADVHVVTCTGGERGSVLNPKMDRPDVWENISEIRREEMDAAREILGVQQDWLGFVDSGWPEGDPKPPLPEGCFAAMDVAEAAAPLVRLIREFRPHVMTTYDENGGYPHPDHIMCHLISVAAFEAAGDGTAYPEAGEPWQPLKLYYHHGFHRERTQALHDAMVARGLESPYAERLETWKPDPVHAARITTKVPCAEFFPIRDRALLAHATQIDPDGAWFACPLDVHQEAWSTEDFELARTMVEVDLPEDDLFAGVRELLAEGRLPA; from the coding sequence ATGTCCCTCAAGCCGTCCGGCCCCTCCACGGGGCTGCGCCTCATGCATGTCCACGCCCATCCCGACGACGAGTCGAGCAAGGGTGCGGCCACGACGGCGCGCTACGTCGCGGAGGGTGCCGACGTGCACGTGGTGACCTGCACCGGGGGTGAGCGCGGGTCCGTGCTGAACCCCAAGATGGACCGCCCCGACGTGTGGGAGAACATCTCCGAGATCCGGCGCGAGGAGATGGACGCCGCCCGCGAGATCCTCGGCGTCCAGCAGGACTGGCTGGGCTTCGTCGACTCCGGCTGGCCCGAGGGCGACCCGAAGCCGCCGCTGCCCGAGGGCTGCTTCGCGGCGATGGACGTCGCCGAGGCCGCCGCGCCGCTGGTGCGGTTGATCCGCGAGTTCCGCCCGCACGTCATGACGACGTACGACGAGAACGGCGGCTACCCGCACCCCGACCACATCATGTGCCACCTCATCAGCGTCGCGGCGTTCGAGGCGGCCGGCGACGGGACGGCGTACCCCGAGGCGGGCGAGCCGTGGCAGCCGTTGAAGCTCTACTACCACCACGGGTTCCACCGCGAGCGCACCCAGGCGCTGCACGACGCGATGGTCGCGCGCGGGCTGGAGTCGCCGTACGCCGAGCGGCTGGAGACCTGGAAGCCCGACCCGGTGCACGCGGCCCGGATCACCACGAAGGTGCCGTGCGCGGAGTTCTTCCCGATCCGCGACCGGGCGCTGCTCGCGCACGCCACGCAGATCGACCCTGACGGCGCGTGGTTCGCCTGCCCGCTGGACGTGCACCAGGAGGCGTGGTCGACCGAGGACTTCGAGCTGGCCCGCACCATGGTGGAGGTCGACCTGCCCGAGGACGACCTGTTCGCCGGGGTGCGCGAGCTGCTCGCCGAGGGACGTCTGCCGGCCTGA
- a CDS encoding DUF4307 domain-containing protein — translation MTTNEALLRERYGRRPRRRAWVPFAVVTAVVGLGWLAWTVIFHSTPEVRSDIVTWSTGDGRTADARVSIQRRDADVEAECLLRASAVDRSVVGETSFTIGPGGREKDTYSVAIRTERPATAVVLVGCRTKDQPIRR, via the coding sequence ATGACGACCAACGAGGCCCTGCTGCGCGAGCGCTACGGCCGTCGTCCCCGACGCCGGGCGTGGGTGCCGTTCGCCGTCGTCACCGCGGTCGTCGGACTGGGCTGGCTCGCCTGGACCGTCATCTTCCACAGCACCCCCGAGGTGCGCTCCGACATCGTCACGTGGTCCACCGGAGACGGCCGCACCGCTGATGCGCGCGTGTCGATCCAACGCCGTGACGCCGACGTCGAGGCCGAGTGCCTGCTGCGCGCGTCGGCCGTCGACCGCAGCGTCGTCGGGGAGACCAGCTTCACCATCGGGCCGGGCGGGCGGGAGAAGGACACCTACTCCGTCGCGATCCGCACCGAGCGCCCAGCGACCGCCGTCGTCCTCGTGGGCTGTCGGACGAAGGACCAGCCGATCCGGCGGTGA
- the greA gene encoding transcription elongation factor GreA, which produces MTQSTSETIWLTRDGYDKLVAELEELKGPRRAEIVERISAAREEGDLKENGGYHAAREEQGKLEGRILQLEDTLRRAQVGETPADDGVVEPGMKVTYRFVGDDEDETEEFLLASRELETGSGLTVYSPQSPLGSAITGARKGDTVSYLAPNGKTLEVEIVDAVPYTG; this is translated from the coding sequence GTGACCCAGTCGACGTCGGAAACCATCTGGCTGACCCGCGACGGCTACGACAAGCTCGTCGCCGAGCTCGAGGAGCTCAAGGGCCCCCGCCGTGCCGAGATCGTCGAGCGCATCAGCGCCGCGCGCGAGGAGGGCGACCTCAAGGAGAACGGCGGCTACCACGCTGCGCGCGAGGAGCAGGGCAAGCTCGAGGGCCGCATCCTGCAGCTCGAGGACACCCTGCGCCGTGCGCAGGTCGGGGAGACCCCCGCCGACGACGGGGTCGTCGAGCCGGGCATGAAGGTCACCTACCGCTTCGTCGGGGACGACGAGGACGAGACCGAGGAGTTCCTGCTCGCCTCGCGCGAGCTCGAGACCGGCTCCGGCCTCACCGTCTACTCGCCGCAGTCCCCGCTGGGCTCGGCGATCACCGGCGCCCGCAAGGGCGACACCGTCAGCTACCTCGCGCCCAACGGCAAGACCCTCGAGGTCGAGATCGTCGACG